DNA sequence from the Thermoanaerobaculia bacterium genome:
CGAGCTCGAGGGTCCGAACCGCGTCCGGCGGCTGTTCCCCAGGCACTGACGGCGCTCTCCGGCCGCTTGTGTATCGGACGCTCCTGTGAGAGGCTCGACCTCTTATGCCTTTTTCGAAATTCGGCCTCCACCCCGACCTCCTCCGCGGAATCCACGACATGGGTTTCACGCGGCCCACCCCGATCCAGTCGGACGCGATTCCCCCCGCCATGGAGGGGCGCGACGTGCTCGCCTGCGCGATGACCGGAAGCGGCAAAACCGCGGCCTTCGTCCTTCCGATCCTCCACCGCCTGATGTCGAAGCCGCGCCGGACGACCCGCGCGCTGATCATCACCCCCACCCGCGAGCTCGCCGCGCAGATCGACGAGCATCTCGGCCAGCTCGCGACCCACACGCCCATGTCGGGCGCGGCCGTGTTCGGCGGCGTCGGCATGGGTCCGCAGGAGCACGCGTTCCGCGCGGGGGTCGACGTCATCGTCGCGACGCCGGGGCGGCTCCTCGACCATTTCCGGCATCCCTACGCGAGCCTCGCCGGGCTCGAGATCCTCGTGCTCGACGAGGCGGACCGGATGCTCGACATGGGATTCCTTCCCGACATCCGGCGGGTCCTGAAGCACCTCCCGCACCGCCGCCAGACGCTCTTCTTCTCGGCCACGATGCCGCCGCCGATCGTCGAGCTCTCCCGCGAGATCCTGAAGAACCCCGCGCTCGTCAACCTCGAGCGAAAATCCGCGCCCGCCGTCGGCATCACCCAGGCGGTGTACCCGGTGCCGCAGGAAGGGAAGCTCCCGCTCTTCCTCGAATTGCTCAAGCGCGGAGAGTTGAAGACCGTCCTCGCGTTCACGCGCACGAAGCACCGCGCGAACCGGCTGGCGGAGTTCCTCGCCCGGCACGGCGTCCCCTCCGACCGCATCCACGGGAACCGCTCGCAGGCGCAGCGCACGCAGGCGCTCGCGAACTTCAAGGCCGGCAAGTACCGGGTGCTCGTCGCGACCGACATCGCCGCACGCGGCATCGACGTCGAGGCGCTTTCGCACGTCGTCAACTTCGACGTGCCGAACGTTCCCGAGGACTACATCCACCGCGTCGGACGCACCGCCCGCGCCGAGGCGACCGGCGACGCTTTCACGTTCGTCTCGCCCGAGGAAGAGGGCGATCTCCGCGCGATCGAGCGCGCGATCGGGAAGCGCCTGCCGCGCGTCGTGCTCCCCGATTTCGACCCGAAGGCCGCCGCGCCCGAGCGCTTCGAGGTCCCCCTCTCGGAGCGCATCGCGGCGATCCGCGCGCGCAAGTCCCAGGAACGGGCGCGCGCCCGGGAGAAGGAGGAGCGGCGCAGGGCCGGCTCCGCGGGGCCGGGCCGTTCCGCTTCCGCCGCCCCGGCGCACCGCCCCGGCGCCGCACCCGGCGCTCCGGGAGCCGGCGGTTCGTCCGGACGTCCCGGGCCCGGCGGACGCCCCCGTCGCCGGCGTTAGCGGCGAAGAGGCCCGGCACGCGCGCCGCGAAAGCGGCGTGGTACGATCGGGCCAGACAAAAGGCGCGAACAATGGACGACCCGGGCAGAACCGCCGGCGGCGGGCTCGATTTCCTGGGGCGGCAGCCCTCGGAGGAAACGTCGCCCGATCTCGCGATCGCGAGGCGTCAGACGACGCAATCGAACGTTCCGCGCGCCCGAATCGCCGGGTCCGCGAGCGAGGAAGCGGAGGCCGCGATCATCCTCATCTCGCACCCGGAGAACCGGAGCATCGGCCGCCGTTATCGGCTCGCGCCCGGGACGTCCCTCGAGATCGGACGCTCGCCGCAGCTGGAAGTGGCGCTTCCGGACGTCCCCTCGGTGTCGCGCAACCATGCCCGTCTCGAGCACCAGCGCGGCCTCGTCGTCCTTCGCGACCTGCAGAGCACGAA
Encoded proteins:
- a CDS encoding DEAD/DEAH box helicase, translated to MPFSKFGLHPDLLRGIHDMGFTRPTPIQSDAIPPAMEGRDVLACAMTGSGKTAAFVLPILHRLMSKPRRTTRALIITPTRELAAQIDEHLGQLATHTPMSGAAVFGGVGMGPQEHAFRAGVDVIVATPGRLLDHFRHPYASLAGLEILVLDEADRMLDMGFLPDIRRVLKHLPHRRQTLFFSATMPPPIVELSREILKNPALVNLERKSAPAVGITQAVYPVPQEGKLPLFLELLKRGELKTVLAFTRTKHRANRLAEFLARHGVPSDRIHGNRSQAQRTQALANFKAGKYRVLVATDIAARGIDVEALSHVVNFDVPNVPEDYIHRVGRTARAEATGDAFTFVSPEEEGDLRAIERAIGKRLPRVVLPDFDPKAAAPERFEVPLSERIAAIRARKSQERARAREKEERRRAGSAGPGRSASAAPAHRPGAAPGAPGAGGSSGRPGPGGRPRRRR